A region of Granulicella aggregans DNA encodes the following proteins:
- the ypfJ gene encoding KPN_02809 family neutral zinc metallopeptidase, with translation MDWTPGGESNDIEDRRDDSGGGFDDGGGGFGGFGGMGGGGLGIGGFVILLLLSLVFGHNFLGGFFGGGGGQGAVQSGPRVAGEAKAHPAGEDRDVQLISFVLDDAQKTWTQIFADEGKKYHHAKLVLYRDQTYSGCGTAQATTGPFYCPEDEKIYIDLGFWDELKQLGGSTADFAQAYVITHELGHHVQNLLGIENRMQRLVQQEPGEKNPLSVDLELQADCFAGVWAHSTEQRNIVHEDDVAGALKSAAAVGDDHLQQMAGKAVSPEKWTHGSSASRTKWFKTGLIGGTIESCATFGGKIEP, from the coding sequence ATGGATTGGACGCCGGGTGGTGAGAGTAACGATATTGAGGATCGTCGGGATGATTCGGGCGGTGGTTTTGACGACGGCGGTGGAGGATTTGGTGGCTTCGGCGGGATGGGCGGAGGTGGGCTGGGGATTGGTGGATTCGTGATTCTGCTGCTGCTGAGCCTGGTGTTTGGGCACAACTTCCTGGGCGGGTTTTTTGGTGGTGGAGGTGGGCAGGGCGCGGTGCAGAGTGGGCCTCGAGTAGCGGGCGAGGCGAAGGCGCATCCGGCGGGCGAGGATCGTGATGTGCAGTTGATCAGCTTTGTGCTGGATGATGCGCAGAAGACGTGGACGCAGATCTTTGCGGATGAGGGCAAGAAATATCATCATGCGAAGCTGGTGCTGTATCGGGACCAGACGTACTCGGGATGCGGGACGGCGCAGGCGACGACGGGGCCATTCTATTGCCCTGAGGATGAGAAGATCTACATCGACCTGGGGTTCTGGGACGAACTGAAGCAGCTTGGTGGCAGCACAGCGGACTTTGCGCAGGCGTACGTGATTACGCATGAGCTGGGGCATCATGTGCAGAACTTGCTAGGGATCGAGAACCGGATGCAGCGGCTGGTTCAGCAGGAGCCCGGCGAGAAGAATCCGTTATCGGTGGATCTGGAGTTGCAGGCGGATTGTTTTGCGGGGGTGTGGGCGCACTCGACCGAACAACGGAACATCGTGCATGAGGACGATGTGGCGGGGGCGCTGAAGTCGGCAGCGGCGGTGGGGGATGATCATCTACAGCAGATGGCTGGCAAGGCGGTGAGTCCGGAGAAGTGGACTCACGGATCGAGCGCCTCGCGCACGAAGTGGTTCAAGACCGGGCTGATTGGGGGCACGATCGAAAGCTGCGCTACGTTTGGGGGGAAGATTGAGCCGTAA
- a CDS encoding cytochrome P450, producing MSTTPHIGKANGLYPPGPKFLPRLLTGRVFRGNAVTYMQECAQTYGDLVHYTAVGRHIYQITHPSLIEDFFLKDAAKHHRGIVMQRAKAVLGEGLLTSEEPLHMRQRRLAQPAFHRNRIASYAETIGQQAIAMTSRWQPNSTLDLREEMLAIALRIVGKCLFDLNVQSDAEVKKISEAVDAFMGFLPLAFLPFSDQIMKLPIPTMQRIRKGSAELDAIIYGMIEDRRRDPPSGLSGRGDLLSMLMDAVDPEATGNESATMSDQQLHDECLTIMLAGHETTANALSFALALLARHPEIQAAVSTEAREVLGTGDSARAPAAEDYSKLKYTTQVFAEALRLYPPVWVTARTCHEPYEIAGYKIAPGSILVAPQFVVHRDPRFFPDPLRFDPTRFSDESKSSRPRYAFYPFAGGSRQCIGEGLAWMEGVFVLAVIARDWKLTLPPNPPAEIAYNPAISLRPKHSVDLTLTRR from the coding sequence ATGAGCACCACCCCACACATCGGCAAAGCCAACGGCCTCTACCCTCCTGGCCCGAAGTTCCTCCCCCGCCTGCTCACCGGTCGCGTCTTCCGCGGCAACGCCGTCACCTACATGCAGGAGTGCGCCCAGACCTACGGCGACCTCGTCCACTACACCGCCGTGGGCCGCCACATCTACCAGATCACCCACCCTTCCCTCATCGAAGACTTCTTCCTCAAAGACGCCGCCAAACATCACCGCGGCATCGTCATGCAGCGCGCGAAAGCTGTACTCGGCGAAGGCCTCCTCACCAGCGAAGAGCCGCTTCACATGCGCCAGCGCCGCCTCGCCCAGCCCGCCTTCCACCGCAACCGCATCGCGTCCTATGCCGAGACCATCGGCCAACAAGCGATCGCCATGACCTCCCGCTGGCAGCCCAACTCCACCCTTGACCTCCGTGAAGAGATGCTCGCCATCGCCCTCCGCATCGTCGGCAAGTGCCTCTTCGACCTCAACGTGCAATCGGACGCCGAAGTAAAGAAGATCTCTGAGGCAGTCGATGCCTTCATGGGCTTCCTTCCGCTCGCCTTCCTTCCCTTCTCCGACCAGATCATGAAGCTGCCCATCCCCACCATGCAGCGCATCCGCAAGGGCAGCGCCGAACTCGACGCCATCATCTACGGCATGATCGAAGACCGCCGCCGCGATCCCCCCTCCGGCCTTTCAGGCCGCGGCGATCTCTTGTCTATGTTGATGGACGCGGTCGACCCGGAAGCCACCGGCAACGAGTCGGCGACCATGTCCGATCAGCAGCTCCACGACGAGTGCCTCACCATCATGCTCGCGGGCCACGAGACCACCGCTAACGCCCTCAGCTTCGCTCTAGCGCTGCTCGCCCGACATCCCGAGATCCAGGCCGCCGTCTCCACCGAAGCCCGCGAAGTCCTCGGCACCGGCGACTCCGCCCGCGCCCCCGCGGCCGAAGACTACTCGAAGTTGAAATACACCACGCAGGTCTTCGCCGAGGCCCTCCGTCTCTACCCTCCCGTCTGGGTCACCGCCCGCACTTGCCACGAACCCTACGAGATCGCCGGCTACAAGATCGCCCCCGGCTCCATCCTCGTCGCCCCGCAGTTCGTCGTCCACCGCGACCCACGCTTCTTCCCCGACCCTCTTCGTTTCGACCCCACCCGCTTTTCCGACGAAAGCAAATCCTCCCGCCCCCGCTACGCTTTTTATCCCTTCGCAGGCGGGAGCCGCCAGTGCATCGGCGAGGGCCTCGCCTGGATGGAGGGCGTCTTCGTCCTCGCCGTCATAGCCCGCGACTGGAAGCTCACCCTCCCGCCCAACCCTCCCGCAGAGATTGCTTACAACCCCGCCATCAGCCTCCGCCCCAAACATTCCGTCGATCTGACTCTCACCCGCCGCTAG
- a CDS encoding amidase gives MPESSRRHFLSICSALGLGNTLLPGTLFTLAAQAQSSAPAQDQKAADFPKITPEMIDAAAAIAGITLTADQKKMMLTGLTEHRDSLTAIRDLHLPNSVAPAFVFDPVPGGTVLETVRKPAILGPAPDVSINPSNSEALAFATVRELGELLRTRKITSLALTKLYLARLRNYDPTLHFVITYTEDRALKQAATADAEIAAGKYRGPLHGIPWGAKDLLAVKGYPTTWGAAGFETQSFDYDATVVQRLDAAGAVLIAKTTLGALAQGDLWFGARTRNPWNPKQGSSGSSAGSASATAAGCLGFSIGTETLGSIASPSTRCGTSGLRPSFGLVPRTGAMALSWTMDKIGPICRSVEDCALVLSAIYGPDQHDLATQNAAFNWDATFEWKSLRVGYIKAAFEITPPKPDAKDSEKQSYARRLYDAKFANAALDVLRSMDITLTPVEVPKFPFDEIVPVLEAEGAAAFDDLTRSGRDTLLTGQKDYDWPNTFRVARFYSAVDYIQAMRARTLAIAKMNEFFANFDVIVTTSGGTQLAATNLTGQPAIIVPNGIRGNDAPPATHNVEDDDDNAGGPGTPTSITFLGPLYSEARLAAFARAYQEKTGFHKLHPKLS, from the coding sequence ATGCCCGAATCCTCCCGTCGCCACTTTCTGTCCATCTGCTCTGCTCTCGGCCTCGGTAACACCCTCCTTCCCGGCACCCTTTTCACCCTCGCCGCTCAGGCCCAATCAAGCGCCCCAGCGCAAGACCAGAAGGCCGCCGACTTCCCCAAGATCACCCCGGAGATGATCGACGCCGCAGCCGCCATCGCCGGCATCACCCTGACCGCTGATCAGAAGAAGATGATGCTCACCGGCCTCACTGAGCACCGCGACTCCCTCACCGCCATCCGTGACCTGCACCTCCCCAACTCGGTCGCTCCTGCATTCGTCTTCGATCCTGTCCCGGGCGGAACCGTCCTCGAAACCGTTCGCAAGCCCGCGATCCTCGGTCCGGCCCCCGACGTCTCCATCAACCCCAGCAATTCGGAAGCCCTCGCCTTCGCCACAGTCCGCGAACTCGGCGAACTCCTCCGCACCCGCAAGATCACCTCCCTCGCCCTTACGAAGCTTTACTTAGCACGCCTGCGCAATTACGATCCCACCCTCCACTTCGTCATCACCTACACCGAAGACCGCGCTCTCAAACAAGCCGCCACCGCGGACGCCGAGATCGCCGCTGGCAAATATCGAGGCCCGCTCCACGGCATCCCCTGGGGCGCAAAAGACCTTCTCGCCGTCAAAGGCTACCCCACTACCTGGGGAGCTGCGGGCTTCGAGACGCAATCCTTCGACTACGACGCCACCGTCGTCCAACGCCTCGATGCCGCCGGTGCCGTCCTCATCGCCAAAACCACCCTCGGCGCTCTAGCCCAGGGAGACCTCTGGTTCGGCGCACGCACCCGCAACCCGTGGAACCCAAAGCAAGGCTCTAGCGGCTCTTCTGCCGGAAGCGCCAGCGCAACCGCCGCCGGCTGCCTCGGCTTCTCCATCGGCACCGAGACCCTCGGCTCCATCGCCTCGCCCTCCACACGCTGCGGAACCTCCGGCCTTCGCCCCAGCTTCGGCCTCGTCCCCCGCACCGGGGCCATGGCGCTCAGTTGGACGATGGATAAGATTGGCCCCATCTGCCGCTCCGTCGAAGACTGCGCTCTCGTGCTCTCCGCCATCTACGGCCCCGACCAGCATGATCTCGCGACCCAGAACGCCGCTTTCAACTGGGACGCCACCTTCGAGTGGAAGTCCCTCCGCGTCGGCTACATCAAGGCCGCCTTCGAGATCACCCCTCCCAAACCCGACGCCAAAGACAGCGAAAAGCAGTCCTACGCCCGCCGCCTCTACGACGCCAAATTCGCCAACGCAGCTCTGGACGTCCTCCGCAGCATGGATATCACCCTCACACCCGTCGAGGTGCCCAAGTTCCCCTTTGACGAGATCGTCCCCGTCCTGGAGGCCGAGGGCGCAGCCGCGTTCGACGATCTCACCCGCTCCGGTCGCGACACGCTCCTCACCGGTCAGAAGGATTATGACTGGCCAAATACCTTCCGCGTCGCTCGCTTCTACTCCGCCGTCGACTACATCCAGGCCATGCGCGCCCGCACTCTTGCCATCGCGAAGATGAACGAGTTCTTCGCCAACTTCGACGTCATCGTCACCACCTCCGGAGGTACCCAGCTCGCTGCCACAAACCTCACCGGCCAGCCCGCCATTATCGTCCCGAACGGCATCCGTGGCAACGACGCCCCACCCGCAACCCACAACGTCGAAGATGACGACGACAACGCCGGCGGCCCCGGCACTCCAACCTCCATTACCTTCTTAGGCCCGCTCTACTCTGAAGCCCGTCTAGCCGCCTTCGCCCGCGCCTATCAGGAAAAAACCGGCTTCCATAAACTCCACCCCAAGCTCAGTTGA
- a CDS encoding competence/damage-inducible protein A — translation MIAEIIAAGSEMLTPFRQDTNSLYLTSELNDLGVAVAFKTIVGDNLQHLTAAASVALMRANIVIFSGGLGPTEDDLTREAVAAALDISLVRDEKLLADLAERFAKRGFVMTANNSKQADVLEGAEILPNINGSAVGQFLVTNVTDPLGESHRRIVILLPGPPRELKPLFAAEVKHRLIFLVPERHIAKRVLRMALLPESQVDARTAPIYKQFPDVETTILAHAGEIQLHFQASAKTVSEAQSQVDNLATLIKLEMGEAIFSDDNSSLEEVALDLLAAKNYTLATAESCTGGLLAQRITAIPGSSKQFLGGAVVYSNDLKTAFADVPADIIAAHGAVSEPVARALAQGIRKRTNASVGIGITGIAGPGGGDANKPVGLVYISLATPTATTVTQLNLMGDRDRIRWWSSQHALELLRQALL, via the coding sequence ATGATCGCTGAAATCATCGCCGCCGGCTCCGAGATGCTCACCCCGTTCCGGCAGGACACCAACTCCCTCTATCTCACCTCCGAACTCAACGACCTCGGCGTCGCCGTCGCCTTCAAAACCATCGTCGGCGACAACCTCCAGCACCTCACTGCCGCAGCGTCCGTCGCGCTGATGCGCGCTAACATCGTCATCTTTTCCGGCGGCCTTGGCCCCACCGAAGACGACCTCACCCGTGAGGCCGTCGCCGCCGCTCTCGACATCTCCCTCGTTCGCGACGAAAAACTCCTCGCCGACCTCGCAGAGCGCTTCGCCAAGCGCGGTTTCGTCATGACCGCCAACAACTCCAAGCAGGCCGACGTCCTTGAAGGTGCCGAGATCCTCCCCAACATCAACGGCAGCGCGGTCGGCCAGTTCCTCGTCACAAACGTCACCGATCCGCTCGGCGAATCTCACCGCCGCATCGTCATCCTTCTCCCTGGCCCACCCCGCGAGCTCAAGCCCCTCTTCGCCGCCGAGGTCAAGCACCGCCTCATCTTCCTCGTCCCCGAGCGGCACATTGCCAAGCGCGTCCTCCGCATGGCCCTCCTTCCCGAGTCCCAGGTCGACGCCCGCACCGCACCCATCTATAAACAATTCCCCGACGTTGAAACCACCATCCTTGCCCACGCTGGAGAGATCCAGCTTCACTTCCAGGCATCTGCGAAGACCGTCTCCGAAGCCCAATCTCAGGTCGACAACCTCGCCACCCTCATCAAGCTCGAGATGGGTGAGGCTATCTTCTCCGACGACAACAGCTCCCTCGAAGAGGTCGCCCTCGATCTCCTGGCCGCAAAGAACTACACCCTCGCCACCGCCGAGTCCTGCACCGGCGGCCTTCTCGCCCAACGCATCACCGCCATCCCCGGCAGCTCAAAGCAGTTCCTGGGCGGGGCAGTCGTCTACAGCAACGACCTCAAGACCGCCTTCGCCGACGTCCCCGCCGACATCATCGCCGCCCACGGTGCAGTCAGCGAACCGGTAGCCCGCGCCCTCGCTCAGGGCATTCGCAAGCGCACAAATGCCTCAGTCGGCATAGGCATCACCGGCATCGCCGGCCCAGGTGGAGGCGATGCCAACAAACCCGTAGGACTCGTCTACATCAGCCTCGCTACTCCCACCGCCACCACCGTCACCCAGCTCAACCTGATGGGCGACCGCGACCGCATCCGCTGGTGGTCCAGTCAACACGCCCTTGAACTTCTCCGCCAGGCGTTGCTCTAG
- a CDS encoding alkaline phosphatase family protein: MALDRTLPGIQNLKHVVVLMMENRSFDHMLGALKATHPNIDGLTGTESNPDITGATVTVQPLAEYQSQLDPDPNHHFAAVNLQIFNSTQHGPPLATANMQGFVTSYFNQQQNTQQSHKILYYFTPDKLPVLTTLATQYAVFNRWFASIPGPTICNRAFAHYGTSFGQVSMDIFYEGKDIPAIYTRLLASNHTTKLFYFDEASSTMEVVNLLQNEPAIFGTFTDFLSACQQNALPDYCFLEPNYTDHPAPDGSGEAIACDQHPDHDVRAGEQFIAQVYNAIRGNSDLWPHTALLVVYDEHGGIYDHVPPPSCPADAPYIAQPADTGTLDPFVFDRLGVRVPAILISPWVAAGTVIPDTFDHASIPATVSDFLQLPPGKTSIREQTANTFLGNLKLATMRTDDECPTFVLQPPN, encoded by the coding sequence ATGGCACTCGATCGCACTCTGCCAGGAATTCAAAATCTCAAACATGTCGTCGTCCTCATGATGGAGAACCGCTCCTTCGACCACATGCTCGGGGCACTGAAAGCCACCCACCCCAACATCGACGGCCTCACCGGCACCGAGTCCAATCCCGACATCACCGGCGCAACCGTCACCGTCCAGCCGCTCGCTGAGTATCAAAGCCAGCTCGACCCCGACCCCAACCATCACTTCGCCGCCGTCAATCTACAGATTTTCAACAGCACCCAGCATGGGCCGCCGCTCGCGACCGCCAACATGCAGGGCTTCGTCACCAGCTACTTCAATCAGCAGCAGAACACCCAGCAATCCCACAAGATCCTCTACTACTTCACGCCGGATAAACTCCCCGTCCTGACCACGCTTGCGACCCAGTACGCCGTCTTCAATCGCTGGTTCGCATCGATCCCCGGCCCCACCATCTGCAATCGCGCCTTCGCCCACTACGGCACCTCCTTCGGCCAGGTCAGCATGGACATCTTCTACGAGGGCAAAGATATCCCCGCCATCTACACCCGCCTGCTCGCTTCCAACCACACCACCAAGCTCTTTTACTTCGACGAAGCCAGCTCCACCATGGAGGTCGTCAACCTCCTCCAGAACGAGCCCGCCATCTTCGGCACCTTCACCGACTTCCTTAGCGCCTGCCAGCAGAATGCTCTGCCCGACTACTGCTTTCTCGAGCCCAACTACACCGACCACCCCGCTCCCGACGGCAGCGGCGAAGCCATCGCCTGCGACCAGCACCCCGACCACGACGTCCGCGCCGGCGAGCAGTTCATCGCCCAGGTCTACAACGCCATCCGCGGCAATTCCGATCTCTGGCCGCACACCGCACTCCTAGTCGTCTACGACGAACACGGCGGCATCTACGATCACGTCCCCCCGCCATCCTGTCCTGCGGACGCGCCCTATATCGCCCAGCCCGCTGACACCGGCACCCTCGACCCCTTCGTCTTCGACCGCCTCGGCGTCCGCGTCCCTGCCATCCTCATCTCGCCCTGGGTCGCCGCCGGCACCGTCATCCCCGACACCTTTGACCACGCCAGCATCCCCGCTACGGTCAGCGACTTCCTTCAACTCCCACCCGGCAAGACCTCAATCCGCGAGCAGACCGCCAACACCTTCCTAGGCAATCTCAAGCTCGCTACCATGCGCACCGACGACGAGTGCCCCACCTTCGTCCTTCAACCCCCAAACTAG
- a CDS encoding VOC family protein codes for MLYNRSVPPCPVIPVLYYPSPQEAATWLQNAFGFTVRLIIANHRIQMRAGEGCFTIAEGDATPNHSCTVQVRITEAIAHCERARATGAIILSELRDEVYGERQYTAQDFHGHRWNFTETCADIEPESWGGTSVNL; via the coding sequence ATGCTCTACAACCGCTCCGTCCCACCCTGCCCCGTCATCCCAGTCCTCTACTACCCATCTCCACAAGAAGCAGCAACATGGCTACAAAACGCATTCGGCTTCACCGTGCGCTTAATCATCGCCAACCACCGCATCCAGATGCGTGCCGGGGAAGGATGCTTCACCATCGCCGAGGGCGACGCCACTCCCAACCACTCCTGCACCGTCCAGGTCCGCATCACCGAAGCCATCGCGCACTGCGAACGAGCCCGCGCCACTGGAGCCATCATTCTCAGCGAACTCCGCGACGAAGTCTACGGCGAGCGCCAATACACCGCGCAGGACTTCCACGGCCACCGATGGAACTTCACCGAGACCTGCGCCGACATCGAACCAGAAAGCTGGGGCGGCACCTCGGTCAATCTTTGA
- a CDS encoding glycoside hydrolase family 13 protein — translation MFRTRILRAFVAAALLSFAIAIPAQQLVNGYEPKWWKEAVVYQIYPRSFKDSNGDGIGDIPGIISKLDYLQKLGVNVIWLSPHYDSPNVDGGYDIRDYRKVMKDFGNMGDFDSLLAGIKQRHMRLIIDLVVNHTSDENKWFVESRSSKTNPYRDFYIWRPGHTAADGTRTPPNNYPSYFSGSAWTLDPRTNEYYLHYFAVKQPDLNWDEPKVRQEVYSLMRFWLDKGVDGFRMDVIPLISKPAGMPDLTPEQLQNPPNAYANGPRLPEYLHEMNREVLSKYDVMTVGEATGTTLAQTNSLVDDRRHELNMIFNFDAIKLGRPDFGPSVLGPWSLSQLKSIYDAHATVLTKHDWDTVFLSNHDNPRIVSTFGDDSPAMRVPSAKLFETMILTLRGTPFLYQGDELGMTDYPFKKLSDYNDIAIKNAYKDQVESGKVSAEAFLAGQAKVTRDNARTPMQWDSSPEAGFTTGDHPWLAVNPNYTEINAAAEEADPASVLNYVRALLKLRAGTLAFVYGDYKDLDPKNEKVYAYTRTLGGERYLVVENFGSSAQTYTLPDGLKAGTLLLSDIPSSHEAGVSTLNLGPWESRIYKQ, via the coding sequence ATGTTCCGGACTCGTATTTTGCGCGCCTTCGTAGCCGCTGCTCTCTTATCGTTTGCGATCGCGATCCCCGCCCAACAGCTTGTCAACGGCTATGAGCCGAAGTGGTGGAAGGAAGCCGTCGTCTATCAGATTTATCCTCGATCCTTCAAGGATTCGAATGGCGACGGGATCGGCGACATCCCCGGCATTATCTCGAAGCTGGATTACCTGCAGAAGCTTGGGGTGAATGTGATCTGGTTGAGTCCGCACTATGACTCGCCCAATGTCGATGGCGGTTACGACATCCGCGACTACCGCAAGGTGATGAAAGATTTCGGCAACATGGGAGACTTCGACAGTCTCCTCGCCGGGATCAAACAGCGGCATATGCGGCTCATCATTGACCTGGTCGTCAATCACACATCGGACGAGAACAAGTGGTTCGTTGAATCGCGGAGCAGCAAGACGAATCCGTATCGCGACTTCTATATCTGGCGTCCGGGTCACACGGCGGCGGACGGGACTCGCACGCCGCCGAATAACTACCCGTCTTATTTTTCTGGATCTGCGTGGACGTTGGACCCTAGAACGAATGAGTACTATCTCCATTACTTTGCGGTGAAGCAGCCTGATCTGAACTGGGATGAGCCGAAGGTTCGCCAGGAGGTCTACAGCCTGATGCGGTTCTGGCTGGACAAGGGCGTGGATGGATTTCGCATGGATGTCATTCCGTTGATCTCAAAGCCTGCCGGGATGCCGGACCTTACGCCGGAACAGTTGCAGAATCCTCCGAACGCCTATGCCAATGGGCCACGGCTGCCCGAGTATCTCCACGAGATGAATCGAGAGGTGCTGTCGAAGTACGACGTGATGACGGTGGGTGAAGCGACCGGCACGACGTTGGCGCAGACGAACTCGCTGGTTGACGATCGTCGGCATGAGTTGAATATGATCTTCAACTTCGACGCGATCAAGCTGGGACGACCTGACTTTGGACCGAGCGTGCTTGGACCGTGGTCGCTATCACAGCTTAAGTCGATTTACGATGCCCATGCTACCGTTCTGACGAAGCACGATTGGGATACAGTCTTTCTTTCGAACCACGACAATCCGCGGATTGTGTCGACTTTCGGAGATGATTCGCCTGCCATGCGTGTGCCGTCGGCGAAGCTCTTTGAGACGATGATCCTGACCTTGCGCGGGACGCCGTTTCTTTACCAGGGCGACGAGCTTGGCATGACAGACTATCCGTTCAAGAAGCTTTCGGACTACAACGACATTGCCATCAAGAATGCGTACAAGGACCAGGTGGAATCAGGAAAAGTATCGGCTGAGGCTTTCCTTGCGGGGCAGGCCAAGGTAACTCGCGATAACGCGCGTACGCCGATGCAGTGGGACAGTTCTCCTGAGGCTGGCTTCACGACCGGGGATCATCCCTGGCTTGCGGTGAATCCGAACTACACGGAGATCAATGCAGCTGCCGAAGAGGCCGATCCAGCTTCGGTGCTCAACTATGTGCGCGCGCTGCTCAAGCTACGGGCCGGCACGCTTGCTTTCGTCTATGGGGACTACAAGGACCTCGATCCCAAGAATGAGAAGGTCTATGCGTATACGCGGACGCTGGGTGGAGAGCGGTATCTGGTGGTCGAGAACTTCGGCTCGAGCGCTCAGACGTATACGTTGCCGGATGGATTGAAGGCTGGGACGCTGTTGCTGTCGGATATTCCTTCGTCGCATGAGGCGGGTGTTTCGACGCTGAACCTTGGGCCCTGGGAGTCGCGGATTTATAAACAGTAA